The genomic stretch CGCCAGGGGTTTGCCCGGAAGGCGCGAGGAGGCGTAGCGCGCGGGAATGATGCCGTAGCATTTCGGAAATTCTTTCATTGGGCCGGTTGCGCTTCCTATCTTCTTTTGAGGGAATGGGCAATATGGAGACAGGCGGTCGCCGTGCCGCCCCGTCGCTCGGAAACATAGGCCTGAAAGCGCGCCCGCACCGCATCGCGGTCCGGCGGGGCGTCCAGAAGGCTCAGAAGCTCGGCCAAAGCGGCCGCGGTGTCGGGCGTTTTGCGCACCAGACCCGCCTGGAGAATATCTTCGCCCACCCAGGCGAAATTCTTCCAGTGCGGGCCGATGACCGGAATCAGGCCGTGCGTCAGCGGCTCCAGGAAATTCTGTCCGCCGAGGGGAGCCAGGCTGCCGCCGACGAACGCGGCCGAGGCCTCGGCAAAGGCGCCTTCCAGTTCGCCGATGCGGTCCCAGAGCAGCACGGTGCCGGGGCGGACCGGCTCTTGCGCCCGCGAACGCAGCACATGGGGGATTCCCGCGCCGGAAAGCAGTTCGCTCCAGGCGTCGACGCGTTGCAGGTGGCGGGGAAAAAGTCCGGGCAGGCAGTCTGGCCGGGCCGCGAGCAGGCCGCGCAGCAGCTTGAGCGCCTCGGCTTCCTCCTGCTCGCGCACGGAGGCCAGCACGACGAAGGGCGTCGCGTCCCCCGGCAGGAGTCCGTCCAGGGCGGCGGATTTGGCCGCAGGATCGCCGGCCTTGGGAATGCGGTCGAACTTGATGTTCTGCATCAGCTCCACGCGGCCGTGCCCGTAGAGCGTGGAAAAGCGCGCGCCGTCCGCTTCGGACATGGCCAGGATCTTGTCCGGGGCGATGCGCCGGAAAAAGGAGGGAAACTTGAGGTAGCCCCGCAGGCTGCGTTCGCTCATGCGGCCGTTGACCAGCAGAAGGCGGACGTTCTGGTCGCGGCAGGAGGCCATGAACCCCGGCCACATTTCGGACTCCAGCAAGACCGCCGCGCGGGGCTGGACCCGCATCAGGGCCTTGCGCATCAGCCGGGGGCGGTCCAGGGGGAAATAGGCGGCGCGCAGGTTCAATTCCGGGCGCAGGGGGCGCAGCTCGGCCATGAGGGCGTCCAGGCGTTCCATGCCCTCGGCCGTATTGGTGGTCAGCAGCACGGACAGCGGCTCCCCTTCGGGCTGGTCCGAGGGCAGGTGCAGCCGCCGCAGGATCTCGCCCGCGAGAAAGGCCTCGCCCACGCTGGCGGCCTGGATCCAGAGGTCGCAGGGGCCGGGGTAGGGCTCTCGCTGGACGCGCTGGCCCCAGCCGTGGCGCAGGCGCTGATTGCGGCGCAGAAAAAAGAGCGCCGGACCCCAGACGAGGTCATAGAGACGAAAGAGGGTGGTGCGGGTCAGTGCCATTCGGGCCTACCGCTCCAGGCCCAGGCGGATCAGCTCGGCGATGAGCTGGTCGAACTCCAGACCCGCGGTGCGCGCGGAGCGCGGCAGCAGGCTGGTGGCGGTCATGCCGGGGAGCGTGTTCATCTCCAGCAGGTAGGGCTTGCCGTCCGCGGAGACCATGAAGTCGCCGCGCGAGTAGCCCCGGCAGCCGAGGGCGCGGTGCGCGGCCAGGGTCATGGCCTGGACTTCCTCGGCCAGGGCGTCGTCCACGGGGGCCGGGCAGATCTCCTCGGCGCCGTCTTCGTCATATTTGTTCTGGAAATCGAAGTAGGCCGCTCCGTGCTTGGGCCGGATCATGATCAGGGGCAGGGGGGACTCGCCGAGAATGCCGCAGGTGACCTCCACTCCCGGAATGGAGGCTTCCACCAGGGCCTCCTCGCCCAGCGCGCCGACCTTTTCCAGCGCCTGGAGAAGATCCACCTCGCGCTCCACGAGGCTCATGCCCAGGCTGGAGCCGCCCATGTTCGGCTTGACGAAGACGGGGTAGCGCAGGCCGATCTTGGCGTTGCGGGGCGGCAGGGGCCAAAGCTCCCAGCGAGGGGTGCGGATGCCCGCGTCCTGGAAGATCGCCTTGGACGCGGCCTTGTTCAGGGCCAGAAACGAGGCCGCCGGACCGGAACCCTGGTAGGGGCAGCCCACGCGGTCGAGCGCGGCCTGGACCAGTCCGTCCTCTCCGGGCGAGCCGTGCAGGCCGATGAAGGCGAAGTCGCATTCCTTGGCCAGCTGGATCAGGGCGGCATAGCCGTCGAGCAGATCCAGGAAGGTCACTTCGTGGCCGAGATGCTCCAGGGCGCGACGGATGTTGCGGGCGCTGGAAAGGGATACGTCGCGCTCAGTCGACCATCCGCCCGCGATCAAAAGTATCTTCACTCAGGTCCACCTTGCATGTTTTGCTGAAGAGCCGTTCCACTTCCATGGCCTGCTCGTGCGTGACCGCGATGCGTTCCCTGATCAGCTGCGTCTTGCCGTAGCGCTCGAGCAGATCCTGGAAGCGGTCTTCCAGGGAGACGATGCGGTCGTGGGCGACGCGCTTGTCGCCGTAGATGACGGCCAGAGGCAGAACGTGGCCGGGCAGCTCCAGGTCGAAGGGCCAATAGACGTGGTGCATCACGCCGTGGGCCAGGGCCGGGTTGCCGGTCACCGCCATGACCCAGGAGGCGCCGAGCTGGCTGTGATTGCCGCCGTGGTGGATCGTGTATGCCTTGGCGATGTCGTGCAGCAGGGCGGAGGCGCGCACCTCGGCCACGTCCACGTCCAGCCCGGCCTCCTTGGCCAGCACTGCGAGATGGGTGGCGACGCGGGCCACCATGCCGCTGTGTGCGCGGATGTGGTCGGGCATTTCGTAACGGTCCCAGAGCCGGACGCATTCCGCATGGTCCGGAACCCTCGCGCGGCGGCTTTCCGGCGGGGGCGGCGGAGTGTCCAGTGGCGGCAGGAATGGTTGCAGCGGGTTCTTCATGGCGTTTTTTCTTGAGGGGTTGGTCTCGGCGCAGCGCCGGAACAAATTGACAGTATCAGCAGGGATTATAAAAGTCCAAGGGCGACTGCGCGTTTCGAAGCGGAGAAATCCTCGTCGGACGGGAGGAATCGATCAGAATCCGAGAAGAGAAATATTTTCCTTGATCTAATTCGCACCGGGAATTAATACTCGGCAACCGACTTCGGGCTGCGGGCCCGAATCCTGCCCCGGCAGGTCCCTTTGAGATTATTATTTCCACAACGCATTGAGGAGGTTTAGGAATGGCTTCTATCGAGTACAAAGGCAAATCCTTTGAGGTTGACGAGGACGGTTTCCTGCAGAGCTTCGACACCTGGACCCCGGACTGGGTCGAGTACGTCAAGGAGCAGGAAGGCATCGCCGAGATCTCCGAAGACCACCAGAAGGTCATCGAGTTCCTGCAGGACTACTACAAGAAGAACGGCATCGCCCCGATGGTGCGCATCCTCTCCAAGGTCACCGGCTTCAAGCTGAAGCAGATCTACG from Paucidesulfovibrio longus DSM 6739 encodes the following:
- a CDS encoding HD domain-containing protein; this encodes MKNPLQPFLPPLDTPPPPPESRRARVPDHAECVRLWDRYEMPDHIRAHSGMVARVATHLAVLAKEAGLDVDVAEVRASALLHDIAKAYTIHHGGNHSQLGASWVMAVTGNPALAHGVMHHVYWPFDLELPGHVLPLAVIYGDKRVAHDRIVSLEDRFQDLLERYGKTQLIRERIAVTHEQAMEVERLFSKTCKVDLSEDTFDRGRMVD
- a CDS encoding 3-deoxy-D-manno-octulosonic acid transferase, translating into MALTRTTLFRLYDLVWGPALFFLRRNQRLRHGWGQRVQREPYPGPCDLWIQAASVGEAFLAGEILRRLHLPSDQPEGEPLSVLLTTNTAEGMERLDALMAELRPLRPELNLRAAYFPLDRPRLMRKALMRVQPRAAVLLESEMWPGFMASCRDQNVRLLLVNGRMSERSLRGYLKFPSFFRRIAPDKILAMSEADGARFSTLYGHGRVELMQNIKFDRIPKAGDPAAKSAALDGLLPGDATPFVVLASVREQEEAEALKLLRGLLAARPDCLPGLFPRHLQRVDAWSELLSGAGIPHVLRSRAQEPVRPGTVLLWDRIGELEGAFAEASAAFVGGSLAPLGGQNFLEPLTHGLIPVIGPHWKNFAWVGEDILQAGLVRKTPDTAAALAELLSLLDAPPDRDAVRARFQAYVSERRGGTATACLHIAHSLKRR
- a CDS encoding D-alanine--D-alanine ligase family protein, whose product is MKILLIAGGWSTERDVSLSSARNIRRALEHLGHEVTFLDLLDGYAALIQLAKECDFAFIGLHGSPGEDGLVQAALDRVGCPYQGSGPAASFLALNKAASKAIFQDAGIRTPRWELWPLPPRNAKIGLRYPVFVKPNMGGSSLGMSLVEREVDLLQALEKVGALGEEALVEASIPGVEVTCGILGESPLPLIMIRPKHGAAYFDFQNKYDEDGAEEICPAPVDDALAEEVQAMTLAAHRALGCRGYSRGDFMVSADGKPYLLEMNTLPGMTATSLLPRSARTAGLEFDQLIAELIRLGLER
- a CDS encoding TusE/DsrC/DsvC family sulfur relay protein yields the protein MASIEYKGKSFEVDEDGFLQSFDTWTPDWVEYVKEQEGIAEISEDHQKVIEFLQDYYKKNGIAPMVRILSKVTGFKLKQIYELFPSGPGKGACKMAGLPKPTGCV